The DNA segment TACAAAAGAAATCAACGACAAAAGCTCTGATTCTTGATTTCTTGGATATTTCTTGAAGGGCTTCGGTTAATATATGGTTGTGGAGACGTGGGATTTCGAATAAGAGTTCAACGGCATGAATTTCATGATTTGCAGGGGGGGTTACAGCGTCGGGGAGGCGGAGGTAGGTTATTGAGGGGATCGCGGCGACTGCGGCTGCGGCGGAGGTGGAAGCAGTGCAGAGGATGGTGATATGGACTTCTTGGTGGTGTTTGGCAATGAATTTTGCAAGTGTTAGCATGGAATTCAGGTGCTCCGGCGTAGAATAAAGGACAATTGTTTCCGCCATTGTtgataaaataccaaaattagAGAGAACGAAAGGGGCAGTCATTCAGAGCGTCTACCTTCATGTTTATATACACTCAATAATAGGGACCCGGATCACCTACAGTGGTGGTACCACTGTAGGTGATGCTGTGCAAGCACAAGCCAAACTCTGACTCTCAATATTAACTTTTATAAATGCTATTACAACGCTTGGactaaaaatttcaaaagtcAGTAGGGAGCTTGTTAGAATTTGCACGATTGATTGAATGTGTGTCGCTATTATTTGGCAGATGCCTTTATTTTCTTCACCGCACTATCGGTTTTTCCACTCTCTCCGTCATTCACGATTTGTCCACGTT comes from the Primulina huaijiensis isolate GDHJ02 unplaced genomic scaffold, ASM1229523v2 scaffold205992, whole genome shotgun sequence genome and includes:
- the LOC140966403 gene encoding chalcone 4'-O-glucosyltransferase-like → MTAPFVLSNFGILSTMAETIVLYSTPEHLNSMLTLAKFIAKHHQEVHITILCTASTSAAAAVAAIPSITYLRLPDAVTPPANHEIHAVELLFEIPRLHNHILTEALQEISKKSRIRAFVVDFFCNSAFEVSKSLNIPTYYHISSGGYGLCVFLYFPTIHETIREDIGTLNDFLEIPGCPRVHSSDFPIGMHFRESNIYKHFLDTAINIGRSDGILVDSFDAL